The segment atgggcgttctgcccccccgccttccaccttctccttttattatatttctcccccctaagcattacacactgctaccgcaaaaagatacacaaaggaatgtatgacgttgattaatatacttagttgcatcttttagctactacaatcctggttctcaggccttgagcccaggctaagaaagcctcccgcagttactgtcccaacaatcaagttttcatggttcatatctagcccttgtccttggatagagcaatgtgtgcattgcttctacagaacagtcaaggtgtgccctgcctgcttccaggtggaatagctaaacatgaacccttcatccccccgttttttatttaatgatatttggccatctcattgtagccgtcaatttgttttgtcatgctatttaactcccagacagacaaggacataacttggggagctttccagggcgaAATTTCACAAAgtcttaacaaggaaggaatacattgtacacagcagcagcaaaaaataagcccaatggtcacaaacacagcataaccgaaaagctgtcgcagccattctagagagggcagccaacctgtaagccaattccaaaaaccctcaaaccccagatcttggcgtatgtgtgttgtaagattggccaattcagtcagtctagtttctatggagcgactattatcagttaaattaaagcaacacatgtgctgaaatgtggagcagcctagatggtgtttcaggagcagaaaatcaatggctgctctgttatccaagattgcatcccttaattcgtgttgttctgtgttaagtaaggcaatagcctgggatgttgtattaattgcctttgctgcaaagcatgccaggttatttaaagttctggctgaatacatggcaagcgcggggaccccaacaatagaggccgctaaagcagtatactcagcacgactaaaaagctcaacatctgcaatacaatcatctaaaaggggtacacttcttttactacgaTTTTgtccagcaaaaggcaatataagggtcattctactaagacagcaaagggtgccatcacttaaatttgcaggaatataattaaaggtgcgtgaaccgcaagtaaaaaaccatcctgatggtaggatgatatggccataattatatgaaacattaacagcatgggaacaatttaaaaggggttgagaaatttttcgacagcccaagggcacctttgtactagtgcagttaactatACGCGCACAAGTAACATTgtgagccccggccgggtacggtgtgtggagggatatagccgtgCGAGGCAAAGTATAGTTGgctgggccccaattagccatgctagagtactgggaggaaagattcgcataagcagagaacagtgtcttattctccatctcctcagggtgatgacatactggaataaggcatgtacctaacaaatctctggctgctacagaattagatagacaaaagtgggtaacatttgctattgaagccaatctttcccatatgttatatgtcattcgggctcgtagCGGGGGAAgcgcttccgagccaacccctacaggaaatagcaggcacaaaaggcacacaatcattacagaattagcagtgatttgggcgagaatcgccacaaacaaagtctcaggagtctctggctgttgatctgctgccagccttcgttgggccgcggcgaccaatgcttttactgctccccatgtcatgggccggtttgggacactacgcctcctccgtttccgtcccgtcgttgtcgactcggggggcaacgcggtctcctccaaggtcagctgaaactctggtatgggattcgacagcccctggtgccatgccatgttgtttaagtgccggtcgcacacaccgagctggaacccacaacggtcctgcagggagagacacagcagcatatccccgaccccaagtgattagaggtactgggcccagccactgtggatcgggcagctgacgataaaagacacgcggtctttccagtacctcagatttgtgaaaatgccgatccgcaggggtctgctgatctgcattcaatgttaaattatttaaagtaaacaagaggatatgcatttgttgttgaatgtctcctaaggttcggagacgcagctccccttgttttaattgtttatccagcaaggttttgagtgtgcgattggcacgttcaacaatggcttggcccgtggaattataagggatgccgtgtttaagacggacgtcccagcgggcacaaaaggtggagagggctgcagagcagtaggctggggcattatctgttttaatttggccggggcgacccataacagaaaagcaggccagcaaatggtgaataactttgttagtggcttccccacgttgtggggttgcccaaaggaagcccgaataagtatcaacggaaacatgtaaaaacgaataggggcggaattgtggcacatgagtaacatccatttgccacagctgatttgccgcggtacctcgggggttaacggcataagaaaaagtaggagcagcagcagcacagtgggggcaggaacgaacaatggaacgtgcatgatcagcaggaatgtgaaactgccgggccaaaacagaggcagactgatgaaaaaaggcatggctttcaatggggtcagaaaaaagggaatttacctgaccacgcaacgcgcgatcggcgcgtgcattgccctcagtgagtggcccaggcagaggggtatgactgcgaatatgagcaacaaagtatgggaaatgacgagtggcaagaagatgctgcaaagacaaaaacaggtgaaggaggtctgcatccacctgaggggtaatgagggcaaggggtaaatgatcaattacctgataaacataatgggtatccacaattaaattaaagggacaatcagcaaaaagttgaaaggccaaaataacagcagccaattctgaacgctgtgctgaggcagggtaaaacgagaatgccaacgaggggggtcacccaactgataagtgactacacctcggtggggagagccatcagtaaaaagagtgacagcggaaacaatgggttgagagcggctaagacgatgaacaactaggggcaccttttgggtaatgaccaaccgaggatcttttggaggattgtaagaaatctctcccacataatcacaaagagcaacctgccaggccaaggaggtgtggcacaaagagtcaaattcagtacgggacaaggggagcacaatggcaactaaatcagtgccagtgagttgcactgcacggtggcgggctttatgaacaagatcagatagggcatctaaatacggataaatatttcgaggaggggtggatgaaaggtatagccattctataatagagacggctgtgtctgtacggggtacaaacagagccgcagttggcgtatgaggggtggcaagaagaaccaatcgtaagggacggacctctgggagtctgtccacaaactgctgactcaatgctgcattgatttgtcgaatgcaggcagtatgcttttcagtgatggcaataactgcacccggtgcccgggctccacggaggagctcaaacaacggctgcagcattgaagtggggagacgaaagtagggccgaatccaatttaaatgacccaagatCTGTtgcaatttaacaagggttaggggttgaggtagaattaattccggacgaaccggagcagcataggtttgtaaaaccttatatccgaggtagtggtagggataagagcgttggattttttctggtgccactaacaggccattttggccgagaatctgagataaagattcaagctgttgtgccgtgacctggggaccacttagcaaaatgtcatccatgtaatggtagacctttagcgaAGGGTACCGGGCACggaaaggggcaagggcccgatccacaaaaagctgacacaaggttggactattttgcattccctggggcaagaccttccactgatacctttgagagggttgctgattattatattgtggcaccgtaaatgcaaatttttcacgatcttgagggcaaagggggatggtaaaaaaaaaatcttttaaatctaacacacaaagttgatcggtttgaggaattaaatttggatttggtaagccaaattgcaaggggcccataggttggatgcgtttatttatttcccttaagtcatgtaacagccgccaagcacccgattttttcttaataacgaacaccggggtgttccagggactagtggagctctccagtcgctgtgcttgcaaatgctgttgcacaagcgaatgaagtgcttttagcttttctagagggaggggccactggtcaatccatacgggctctaaggattgccataccaagggtaaggcggagggcacggtgggtgagggagggttatgggccatcagatgttaatatcgagggtggtgtctaactttgtaagtaagtcacggccccaaatattgaggtggacagggagcacaaaagggcggatagtagcaagggtacggcctcccggtttagagaccgtgacccaagacaaactttggcgcccgggtttactacccccgatcccccacaattctttagaaggaaccgtaggccaactaaccggccactccagatcacgaatcaccgtaacgtcagctccagtgtccaccagccctgtaaaaggaacatcatttaagagaagtgttaactgaggtttcgaggggcggactgacattgtcagagcaataagtggagaagacgcgctgtaagacggcgagtgagacaacgtcgatccaaagccgcctccgccccgagttcgatcctcggcagctggcacctgataggggactaaaatcaattgtgcaattgaccgtccacgcgggagcgactgtggaagatgagtccacacctgaaccttaacaatgccagtgtaatcagcatcaatgacccctggaatgacaaaaaagccctgttttccagcatgtgagcgagggagaacaagacctacaaagccggcagggagaggtcccgtcacctgtgtaggtatggcacagacctcccctggcagccgaaagtcagtgtcctcctgcatgatcaaatcaagccctgcacttccagcagtcgccaccctcatagagtctatggattttaaggcagaggagcggttgtctgagtgggaaacacccccgtttggccctgggttcgggggggacccgttgcgtggtttcccgacccgctgcgacactgattagcccagtgataacctttcccacacttggggcacttctttgagggtcgggctggtgccttagatgagcggcactcccgctgaaaatgaccctccttaccacagcggtaacaacgcttcccctccttcccagtttttctgagggcggcagccagaactccagccttgtgggcttgtgtgccaatgttctggcacgcccgcagcatgtctgagagctctaaaataccagaggcttgtgctgcctggagagcacagcagcaatcctcgtttgcattttcaactgccaattttaacaggagctcgtgagctgcctcagtgttatccacctgccggaggatagcctcatgcaatctgttggtaaaatccaaaaaggactctgaggcaccctgacggatactgacaaagcttttggtaggcttgcctgaatccgggaccttcttgaaagcatgctgggcacaggtggaaataatggggaagacggcctgagggagttgagactgcatctgaatagtagcaaacgggccctcccctgccaattgctcataaatgataccgtgcgctgcatgtacctgagcttggcgttctgccatctgccgatactcactaagccaaataacatactgactaggtgataacatcatgcgcagcagcgttttccaatcctcagggactagggagtacccagtacctatcccttcaacgagaccacgcacaaaggtgctagtcaggccaaactcacgaattgctttcctcacctctctaaccaccgagtatgacaaagtggtccaggtgcccacggggttaccctggtcatcattctgccaggtcaccgggcaaactgagaccagatcagccagctcctccgctgtaagatctgatcgagctttcgctgcgtgaaccatttgttgcaccagcgaaagcttctgagcagatgcagatgaccctccggggggccccggagcatggggccccacggaggGAGGGTGATCACGcactggctccggtggggaaggcaagggaggcggtggtaatgaagacactgggggcaaagcagggagagggggggctgtgggtacgggagagggtctttccgaagcGACACGCTGGGTTGTATCAGTAGAAGGGGGGATAGCTGCAacggggatggctacaggagccgaCGGGCGTGGCGAGAGCACCAGCCTCGTGAAAGAGGGCCTATCCGAGGTGACACGCAGTATTGCGTCAcgacagaggtgccaggcatgtaaagcctgcacgggcgcccgaggctcttcgtgcaatgtctggcccaatcgctcccagtccgctagcttaaggcttccggcttcaggataccacgggcactgggcacgcacctcctgtagcaggagagtaagtgctcgagccgggcagtcatgctgagccttacgcagcaaatactgcagctcattgcggtgttgcacttgcaaagcagagagggagcttcccatacttaccacaatgaaaaatactcaccgggatccacgaagcggatgagtgacgcgtctgaaacccttgccgggcgaggtgagtgctgagggccccacgtttgggcgccagttgtggcagttcaatgatgagacagaacacagctttatgcaagaaagcaggctggtcagctgagatgggcgttctgcccccccgccttccaccttctccttttattatatttctcccccctaagcattacacactgctaccgcaaaaagatacacaaaggaatgtatgacgttgattaatatacttagttgcatcttttagctactacaatcctggttctcaggccttgagcccaggctaagaaagcctcccgcagttactgtcccaacaatcaagttttcatggttcatatctagcccttatccttggatagagcaatgtgtgcattgcttctacagaacagtcaaggtgtgccctgcctgcttccaggtggaatagctaaacatgaacccttcactttaatatttttcttaaaatcctATTCAGTACTTTACTTACTGTACATTAGAAGTATCAAACAGACAAAGCCtacttttaaaagttatttttagaatttcttctctttttactACACCTATTTTCTTTCTAATACTTCTTTTCCTCTTATATATTTTAAagctctttttgtttctcttaatCCCTGCATCTAATTACATTTCATGTGGATGACTCATTGACATCTCAAGTTCAACATCACCAAAACCAAGCTCACAATTTTCCCTCCCAATCCTCACCtctatttccatttttcattgcTGTTGATAGCATCCCCATCTTCTCGGTCACCCAGTTCAAGGCAACTATGGTTTATCATACTCCTCCCTCTACTCCTGCCCCCACATTAGGAAGTGACCAAATGTTTTTTCACTTCTTCTTccacaacatttaaaaatatctgttttcCTTCCCATCCTAAATCATTTGCCCACACCCTGAACATCTCAAGCATTGACTACTATAACTTCCTCTTCTCAGGTCTTCTGGGCATTTCCCCTGCCGAGCTTCAGTTTGTCCAAAATAAATCATCTTTATTACTCATTGTTCACACTGTGTCACTCCTCCATTTGCAGCCCTCCATTGGCTCACCATTGTAAATTCTTTATGCTTGGTTGAAAGGCCACTCTGCTTCAATCTATAACTCTgaccttgttttttttttgtattcccCACATTCCCTtcagtacctcctcccactccctcatTTGCACTTTCTCCCATGTCTCCCCATATGCACAAATACTCTGTGCTAAACCACCTTTTTATCCTCATTCAAATTCTTCCTCAAAATCCACTAATGTTGTGTAACCTGTGAGAAGTGATCTTTGAAATACAAACCAACCAAAACTAATTTAGCATAACCGCTAAGACGTGCTTGACTTTATCATTACTCTTGTTCTCACTCGTCCCTCTCTATTTTTGTCACTCAGAAAGTCCTCACTTGCTATGTAATGTCTGAGTTTAAGGCGCAAGCTGTGcccaagattttgaaaaatgagtGCCtatagttaggctcctaaattcatttttaggcatctaaataagtgatctgaattttaaaagtgctgaacacccagcaGATCTCACTGACTTAATTTTAATGGGAGATGTGTGGCTGAGGCTCCTTCCTTGTTTGAAAATCTCATGTATAGTACAATCCTTCCACCTGTTCTTTCCTTTCTGTCTAATTACATTGACAATCCAATTATGAGACTATTTCCACCAGGTTTCTATTGTGctcagtagatcataatcttCATCATTTAACGGTACTGCTTGCTGATTTCCcatgcttcttgcatttgtgtatagacaccATAGTACTCCTGTTGagttctatttttgttttttattttctatttcagGAGGCCAGGCTTGCCTTACGACAGATATAGGAAGTACATGATAGATTATGTGAGTTTGGTAAAATATCcctcttcttccttcctttcataaatataaaatacatacattaaaGTACACAAGCAAATATAATGCCCAGATTGTGGCTCTTCAGCCACCAGCCATGAAAAGGGGAGGTGCAGAGGTGCACTGTATCAAAGGGggttcctcatttttgtgtgtgactgAGGTGCAGTATGGGACAGAATGACACTGGCTACACACTCTGCTGGCTAATGTAGAAAGGTGTATGTGGAGCTCTGGTTCTAAACTTGCCCTTCCTCCTAGCATTACGGTTGGTCTTGGCTTTTTACTGAGTCTGCCACCTTTATTGTATCGATGCAGTTGCCAACACAGAAAAGATCAGGGATATTGAACTCAGGTTTCTGCAATTGACTTTTCCCCATGAAGAGAAGTTTAGAGACAGGGCTGGGGTTACAGAGATTGCTAGTGCCCAGTGATGGtttcctgaggaaagggctgATTACTGCATATTTAAGGGTTATTGAAAGCTTTCCCTCCCTATAAAAACCATTATTACTATCTAGAAAAAGTGAGGCCAAGCACACTGCACAGGCTGTAACCAACCAATAGCAGTAAGGTTCCCTTTAACACATGATGTTACGTACTGCCCTTACTGCCTTCAGAACCTCCACCGATGAGACAATCAGTTACGGAAGGTAACACGATTATCTTTTCCTGCTGTGGCTCCACTTTCAGGCTGCCACTAAATATATCTTGAATTAGATGAATATTCCCTGTGAAGTCGGGTCAGAGCTCCTGATAGAAGCAAATATTTAAGTCTGAAGCTGGACAATTTGGAAATTACAAGCCTCACACAAACACTGGGTCATGCTACATGAGGAACAGAATTGAGAAagatatgtttttattaaaaacagaaaagagcaaaaaaaaaagtcaagatttTCATTCTCCCCAGAAGGTAACATAAACAATGCAGGAtgcaaaaacaaatttaaaaacaacatgTAGAAAAGCCCTAGAAAACAGAATCTATTTAAGAGAATCACACATTtgcttaaatgatttttttttctagtatgCCAATTATTTATTCGTAAACAAGCAGTTTTAGGGTTCTGTCATTTTGTTAAATTTCCCTGGTTTATTGTATAAAACTTTTCTGACCTTTTGGAATGTCTTTTTGTTTGTAATATGACAAACTGATCCGGCTGAACATGTTCTCCACCAACATAATGTGTTTATGTCTAAACTCTGGTTCTGGGGTATCTGATTTATTTGTCTTGCTGGATTTGATTTCAATATTCCCTTTGCTACTGTGCCCTCTGAAAAGCAGAATTTTATTAGTTTATGCtcaaattttaatagaagaaagtaTTAAAAATGTAGACACAGTTTATTTGATTCGATCCTGGTTCTCCCAGGTTTAAATACTTTGGTTTCCTCTCTAAAAACTTTAATAGTATTTGCTTCTTGCCTGCTACTGTCTCTGCCCTTTTGCTTGAACTTGATTAGTTGGCTTGGGGAAGTGGACCGAACTGTCAGCAGACAAAActgatgcaaaagaaaatgaaagtaaGGTTTTATCTACACTACacacttttgttgacaaaagtcagcttttgtcGACACAACTGTGGCGAACATGCTGAAATGCTCTTCCCATCGACATAACTCCCCTGCTATGTTGACATAATAAAACTACCTCAACAAGAGGtgtagggcttatgtcagtgtagttaggggcAACGCAGTGTCTGTGTACACACTGAGTTCCTGATATTGGATGTAATTCTTGTCAATTTGACAAGAAAGCCAGCTTCTGGGTTGCTGGGATCACAGAGGCAAGAAGCCTGGGCTGCTCCCCTACACTTCTGACTGGGAACGTGGAGGTGAGAAGCCCTGGGGAGTAGGTGGGCTCCCGGTGAGGAGCTAtgtggagctgagagccctggctctcagtccccACACCGTCCCTCTTCAGTAGGTAGAactgctcctggtgaggatacGCACCACCGACAGAAGAAGGGTAGCGTGGacatcagccactgcagtaatgaATATGttggctgtaagtcgacctaacataggttgacttatctttgtagtgtagacatagcctaagaaacAGAATAGACAGAACAGAACAAATGAGTTAGAAAGAGATAACTAAaccaataaaataaatcaaaggaGACATCAGAGAAGTAGGCTAGattaataaagaaacaaaaaagcgCATAAAACCAAatgaacaaaagaaagaaaaaacaatgaatgcaattaaaacagaaaaagagagaaaattataACTGAAGAAAACAATCTGCAGCCTTTGCTCATGCAAAAgtgattgaaagaaaaaaaatatgcgAGGTTAATTTTGTTTCTTATTTGTTAGCTTATTCTGTTCTTGCCTCATTTTCTTACCCTGAATTTCTCTTTCATGCATAATCagtctgtttgggtttttttccccctttatgcAGTTGGTTTTGGCCATTTCTGTACTTTCTATTTCTCTGTactgcatgggatttttccttcagggccagattgtgcctggTTCATAGGTGAATacagggcaggtgggggaggaCAAAAGAATACTTGCAGTCTAGGTAGAAACATAGTTCCTGTATTTGAGGAATGCAGGAATTACTCTGTTCCTAATTTCTAGGGATTCACCCACTTCTATTCACCAGCCTTAGGACCAAGACCATCACAACAGGGGGAAACAAACTGCCCCCCTGAAAGGGGCAGCAGCAGTCATGCTGACTTTTGTTGCAGGAGAGATCTGAAAGGCATTCTGCCTCTGAGGCAGACTGCATTGTGTTGCTCCCCAGGGATCAGTGACAGTATGTctatactagggtgaccagataagcaagtgtaaaaaatcaggacgggggtggggggtaataggtgcctatgtaagaaaaaaaacccaaaaatcgggactgtccctataaaatcaggacatctggtcaccctagtctatTCTACACCTGTGGCTGGTCCATGTCAGCTGTAA is part of the Caretta caretta isolate rCarCar2 chromosome 5, rCarCar1.hap1, whole genome shotgun sequence genome and harbors:
- the LOC142068353 gene encoding uncharacterized protein LOC142068353 — protein: MGSSLSALQVQHRNELQYLLRKAQHDCPARALTLLLQEVRAQCPWYPEAGSLKLADWERLGQTLHEEPRAPVQALHAWHLCRDAILRVTSDRPSFTRLVLSPRPSAPVAIPVAAIPPSTDTTQRVASERPSPVPTAPPLPALPPVSSLPPPPLPSPPEPVRDHPPSVGPHAPGPPGGSSASAQKLSLVQQMVHAAKARSDLTAEELADLVSVCPVTWQNDDQGNPVGTWTTLSYSVVREDRCGFQLGVCDRHLNNMAWHQGLSNPIPEFQLTLEETALPPESTTTGRKRRRRSVPNRPMTWGAVKALVAAAQRRLAADQQPETPETLFVAILAQITANSVMIVCLLCLLFPVGVGSEALPPLRARMTYNIWERLASIANVTHFCLSNSVAARDLLGTCLIPVCHHPEEMENKTLFSAYANLSSQYSSMANWGPANYTLPRTAISLHTPYPAGAHNVTCARIVNCTSTKVPLGCRKISQPLLNCSHAVNVSYNYGHIILPSGWFFTCGSRTFNYIPANLSDGTLCCLSRMTLILPFAGQNRSKRSVPLLDDCIADVELFSRAEYTALAASIVGVPALAMYSARTLNNLACFAAKAINTTSQAIALLNTEQHELRDAILDNRAAIDFLLLKHHLGCSTFQHMCCFNLTDNSRSIETRLTELANLTTHIRQDLGFEGFWNWLTGWLPSLEWLRQLFGYAVFVTIGLIFCCCCVQCIPSLLRLCEISPWKAPQVMSLSVWELNSMTKQIDGYNEMAKYH